The following are encoded in a window of Francisella tularensis subsp. tularensis genomic DNA:
- a CDS encoding aldehyde dehydrogenase family protein, translating into MMAFLLDIITFLQISFSTNIFRINYITILKASLVKLKQGNGLETDVKIGPLINKAAVEKVQQHVDDALAKGGVSYYVVVE; encoded by the coding sequence ATGATGGCATTTTTATTAGACATTATAACATTTCTACAAATATCTTTTTCTACAAATATCTTTCGGATTAACTATATCACTATATTAAAAGCCTCGCTTGTAAAACTTAAACAAGGCAATGGTTTAGAAACTGATGTAAAAATAGGTCCTTTAATTAACAAAGCAGCAGTTGAGAAAGTCCAACAGCATGTAGATGATGCTTTAGCAAAAGGGGGGGTAAGTTATTATGTGGTGGTAGAATAA
- a CDS encoding sugar transferase: protein MNIVQICPAIVPVNNYGSTERVIYWLSGALAELGHQVLLIAPKGSYHQNTNVKIIECEDFSNLAKVIPKNVDIVHIHDINYINQVKLFRWLLTIHGNDIVNPKDICRKRYL, encoded by the coding sequence ATGAATATAGTGCAAATATGTCCTGCAATTGTTCCAGTCAATAATTATGGTAGTACAGAAAGAGTTATCTATTGGCTATCTGGTGCTCTGGCTGAATTAGGACATCAAGTTTTATTAATAGCTCCTAAAGGAAGTTATCATCAAAATACTAATGTTAAAATTATTGAGTGTGAAGATTTTAGTAATCTAGCCAAGGTAATACCAAAAAATGTAGATATAGTTCATATTCATGATATAAATTATATAAACCAAGTAAAATTATTTAGGTGGTTATTGACAATACATGGTAATGATATAGTTAATCCGAAAGATATTTGTAGAAAAAGATATTTGTAG
- a CDS encoding aldehyde dehydrogenase family protein, producing MNPELGGNFYEATILANMQDTMIASCEETFGPIIAIFGFDSEDEVIQRANNTKYGLASYFFSNDINQIRRVRNALAYGMVGINTGSISNEKAPFGGIKESGLGREGSDDGIYEFLEAKYSLQVFG from the coding sequence ATAAACCCAGAACTAGGTGGAAACTTCTATGAAGCTACTATTTTAGCTAATATGCAAGATACTATGATCGCAAGTTGTGAAGAAACTTTTGGTCCTATTATTGCTATTTTTGGCTTTGATTCTGAAGATGAGGTTATCCAGCGAGCAAATAATACTAAATATGGTTTAGCAAGTTATTTCTTTAGTAATGATATTAATCAAATCAGAAGAGTTAGAAATGCTCTAGCATATGGTATGGTTGGTATAAACACTGGATCAATATCAAATGAGAAAGCACCTTTTGGAGGTATCAAAGAGTCAGGGCTTGGTAGAGAGGGATCTGATGATGGTATTTATGAGTTTCTTGAAGCTAAGTATAGTTTGCAGGTTTTTGGTTAG
- the aspS gene encoding aspartate--tRNA ligase, which yields MRTHYSSDINEKLQGQKVTVCGWVHRRRDHGGVIFLDIRDRTGLVQLVFNPDNDNFKVADSLRSEFVIKAEGVVNLRPEGQENKNISSGKVEIIGDSIEVINKSKTIPFQLDDFQSTGEDVKLKYRYIDLRRPEMQHKLITRSKAIRYVRNFLDNNGFLDIETPFLTKATPEGARDYLVPSRNFNGKFYALPQSPQLFKQLLMVSGFDRYYQIVKCFRDEDLRADRQPEFTQIDIEASFIDEAFIMSTMERMIAGLFKETIGVEFATPFQVMTFADAIDKYGSDKPDLRIPLEFVNIKEDMQNEEFKVFSGPANDPQSRVIALRIPGGNDKLTRKMIDEYTKFVGIYGAKGLAYIKINSLSQGKEGLQSPIVKNISEETLFKVIEKTSAKEGDLLFFGAGKAKIVNDSMGALRAKIGEDLDLFNKDWAPLWVVDFPMFEKDDNRLYAMHHPFTAPKVSSVEDLVNTNPEELSSRAYDMVINGYEVGGGSIRIHKQDIQAKVFNLLGISDDEAREKFGFMLDALSYGTPIHGGIAFGVDRLIMLLTGTTNIRDVIAFPKTQTASCLMTEAPSTVSLEQLNELGIAVKKEER from the coding sequence ATGAGAACACATTATAGTTCAGATATTAATGAAAAATTACAAGGACAAAAAGTTACAGTATGCGGTTGGGTTCATCGTCGTAGAGATCACGGTGGTGTTATTTTCTTAGATATTAGAGATAGAACTGGTTTGGTACAATTAGTTTTTAACCCTGATAATGACAATTTCAAAGTTGCTGATAGTTTAAGATCTGAATTTGTGATTAAAGCTGAAGGTGTTGTTAACTTAAGACCAGAAGGTCAAGAAAACAAAAATATTTCTAGTGGTAAAGTTGAGATAATTGGTGATAGTATAGAGGTTATTAATAAATCTAAAACTATTCCATTTCAGTTAGATGATTTCCAATCAACAGGCGAAGATGTCAAACTTAAGTATCGTTATATTGATCTGCGTCGTCCAGAAATGCAACATAAATTAATTACGCGTTCAAAGGCGATTAGATATGTACGTAACTTTCTAGATAATAATGGTTTTCTTGATATCGAAACGCCATTTTTAACAAAAGCAACACCAGAGGGTGCTAGAGATTATCTTGTGCCAAGTCGTAATTTTAATGGTAAGTTTTATGCATTGCCGCAATCGCCACAACTTTTCAAACAGCTATTGATGGTTTCAGGTTTTGATAGATATTATCAAATCGTTAAATGTTTCCGTGATGAAGATTTAAGAGCTGATAGACAGCCAGAATTTACCCAGATAGATATTGAAGCTTCATTTATTGATGAGGCTTTTATCATGTCGACTATGGAGAGAATGATAGCGGGACTTTTCAAAGAAACTATCGGTGTTGAGTTTGCAACTCCTTTCCAAGTAATGACTTTTGCTGATGCTATTGATAAGTATGGTTCAGATAAACCTGATCTAAGAATTCCACTTGAATTTGTAAATATCAAAGAAGATATGCAAAACGAAGAGTTTAAGGTATTTTCAGGTCCAGCAAATGATCCACAATCGCGAGTTATTGCGCTGAGAATTCCTGGCGGTAATGATAAGCTTACGCGTAAGATGATCGATGAGTATACCAAGTTTGTTGGTATCTACGGTGCTAAAGGTCTTGCATATATCAAGATTAATTCATTATCACAAGGCAAAGAGGGCTTACAATCACCAATTGTAAAAAATATCTCCGAAGAAACCTTGTTCAAAGTGATTGAGAAAACTAGCGCTAAAGAGGGTGATTTATTATTCTTTGGTGCTGGTAAGGCTAAGATTGTAAATGATTCAATGGGTGCATTAAGAGCTAAGATTGGTGAAGATCTTGATCTATTTAATAAAGATTGGGCACCATTATGGGTTGTTGATTTCCCAATGTTTGAGAAAGATGATAATCGTTTATATGCAATGCATCATCCATTTACAGCTCCTAAAGTTAGTTCAGTTGAAGACTTAGTTAATACTAATCCAGAAGAGCTAAGCTCAAGAGCATACGATATGGTTATTAATGGTTATGAAGTAGGTGGTGGATCTATCCGTATTCATAAACAAGATATCCAAGCAAAAGTATTTAACTTATTGGGCATTTCTGATGATGAAGCTCGTGAGAAGTTTGGCTTTATGCTTGACGCTTTATCATATGGTACACCTATTCATGGTGGTATAGCTTTTGGTGTTGATAGACTTATTATGCTGCTTACAGGAACCACAAATATCCGTGATGTAATAGCATTCCCTAAAACTCAAACGGCGAGCTGTTTAATGACAGAAGCACCATCAACAGTTTCTTTAGAGCAGCTTAATGAGCTTGGTATAGCTGTTAAGAAAGAAGAAAGGTAA